A genomic region of Cyanobacteriota bacterium contains the following coding sequences:
- a CDS encoding glycosyltransferase, translating to MDKQPSVSVLMCVYNSERYLPKAVEGILNQTFTDFEFIIVNDGSTDGCGQILQS from the coding sequence ATGGATAAGCAACCTAGCGTGTCTGTTTTGATGTGTGTTTATAACTCGGAACGATACCTACCGAAAGCGGTAGAGGGCATTCTCAATCAAACATTTACAGATTTCGAGTTCATTATTGTCAATGACGGCTCCACAGATGGATGTGGGCAGATCTTACAGTCC